The DNA segment ttgcggtgcgcgggcctctcactatcgtggcctctcttgttgcggagcacaggctccagacgcgcaggctcagtaattgtggctcacgggcctagttgctccgcagcatgtggtatcctcccagaccagggctcgaacccgtgtcccctgcactagcaggcagatcctcaaccactgcgccaccagggaagccccttcactgatgATTCTGTTAGGATATTTTTTCACTGGTTTCTAAGAGCCTCTTATCTGTAACATGTTGATAAtagttcttttattccttttttttgtcttttgatttgttaATGGAGTACACCGttagtaatttttataatttaacaaTCTTGTGCATGACTTTTGGACTTTGAGATTTTTTATGTCTTATTTAAGTCTTCCTCACTCAAAGATCACATGTATTAGAACAATACATGACAATGTTTCTAGTAGTTCTAGTAGATAACCCCCACCCCCTACTTTTGTCTTAAATTCTAGATAGATCAAAGGTTTATTTTGGTGTAAGAACGAgggttcttaatttttttccaaatggctaGCCAGTTGTTCCAACTGattgattttatgtattttataattttgaacttTATAAGTCAATACTGTAactatgtatattttctatttctgtaatatccatgttgcttcaaacgCCAATTACATTGTCTTGGCAACAAGTATCTTATTAAAACACTTCTCTGAACTTACCAAACAGCATTTTGCGATAATTGTATCTCTTTAAATACACAGTCATAATATTctctttgttgtttcttttggaGTCTGTGACCAATGtctccaaagaggaaatgaatatGTAAAGATAAAAGACTGAAATGGAAAAGGCTAACCTTATTCAAGGTAGAAATAGAGTTGctataattatataaaacaaaagtttaagaaaatttctGTATAGAAAACTAACTTATGACTTAAGAATTAGGGACCAAAGTAAGTAAAAGAAGAATAAGTGAGTTCATAAAGATGTGCCCATAAGGTGAATATCTTTGTCATAGGTATACAAACATGATACCTTATATAAATGGGCTTCCCATCCCCAAATACTTCCTGTTAGTCTCAAATGGCCTGAGAACTTtttggtaaattgtttatttctccgCATTATAATCTCTTATGTCTTTGAAAGAAAGCCACCAAGATTATTTATAAAATCGTTAAATGGTATGGTTAAGTTTCTAACTTATGGTTCCTTCTTCCAGAGTTATTTGTACCAAATCCTACAAGGGATTGTGTTTTGTCACTCTAGAAGAGTTCTACACAGAGACTTAAAACCTCAAAATCTATTGATTGATGATAAAGGAACAATTAAACTGGCAGATTTTGGCCTTGCCAGAGCTTTTGGAATACCTATTAGAGTATATACACATGAGGTATGGTTTTTGGTGCTTTTGttaagtgtgattgctggattgtttTCTATATTCTTTAAGTCAAGAAAGAAATACTCAATCAGAAAGATTTCCACTCTGTGCCAGTATCGGTTTATTGCCTCTCTGCTTCAAAATCATCCTTCATTGCCTGCTATGTGAAGATGTATCTGGAaccttttgattatttttcttttgccagtTGCTGTGATGTTACTCTTTGACAGTAGAGGGTGCTGGAGAGGCATTACAGGAAGGAGTCATTATTCTTACTAGTCAATCTCTGAATCTTCCAATCCTCTGTTGTAGTTACTAATCCTTTACTGTAAACTTTCCCCATTCAAATTACCATGAGATTTCTGTCTCTTGATTGGATCCTCTCTTGAAACAATAAGATTGGTTAAAAGACAGGTTTTGTTGCTTAAGTGCTACTATTTCAGATGCATTTAGAAGCTTCTAAATATAACCAAGTTTTGTCTGTGTTATATTGGTGACTTGGCATTTTGTTTGCTATTTCTGGAGGGAAAGGGAATGTTGACTCACATAGCTAAGGATTATTGGGAAACCTTGTCTTCCGTGGAGTTGTCTACCCTTCTGCCCAAAGACTTCCTCCAGATCAAAACTTAATGACAGTGCTGATCTGGTCAGATGTTTCGGCTTCTTTTAATTAttcctttttatcatttttcccaTGGCTCTATAAATAAAGATTATTTGGTTTCCATTGGCTTAAACATATGCCACTGACCTCCAGTGTGATAAATTAGATATGCTACAGTAGTAGATTGGTGCTAGACCACTAATAAACTGTTGTTTGACTTAGTTGTGATTTCAGCATGTAATCGGTACATGCACTTGTACAGTGTCAACCCCAAATCCATTAtcattgggctttttttttttttttttgtaagtgatGGCTATCTTGACTATTTTGATCCTCGCATTTTAATGATTTGAAAAGACTTggtgtgctttttcttttcccccctaaTGAATATAGCTTAGAAATACTTCATTATTTATCTAACATTTAGTATTGTGTATAGTTAATTGACTTTTAAACACTATTATCAGAGGCAATCAAGCAGCATTCTGAAGGACAGTCctaatgaaatagaaatgtttaCATTTAGGTAATTTAACATGCCACATTTATTCCAAgtaagatattttctttgtaataGGTAGTAACACTCTGGTATAGATCTCCAGAAGTATTGCTGGGGTCAGCTCGCTACTCAACTCCAGTTGACATTTGGAGTATAGGTACCATATTTGCTGAATTAGCAACTAAGAAACCACTTTTCCATGGGGATTCAGAAATTGATCAACTCTTCAGAATTTTCAGGTATTTTCGTTTTATACTTGAGCTATTAAGAACTTTTAAATTAACATGTATATAGCAAGAGTTATGTTTATACTTTAAccataagtttttgttttgctgtggCTTTTTAGAGCTTTGGGTACTCCCAATAATGAAGTGTGGCCAGAAGTGGAATCTTTACAGGACTATAAGAATACATTTCCCAAGTGGAAACCAGGAAGCTTAGCATCCCATGTCAAAAACTTGGATGAGAATGGCTTGGATCTGCTCTCGGTAAGGAATGCCCTTTATATTGACTTTAACACTGTGCATGATTCTGAATGTACttaattctttctttcacatAGGAAATAGGAAGAAAACCACTGTATACTGAGCCAGGCACATAACTATCATGTCTGTTATGTTTATTGCCGAAGCGAGCACATTACTAGCTCCATTTTAGATATGCAAAACACTAGTGGTTTTGAGAGGAGGATTTGGcatttgttcacttttttttaatataaatttatttatttttttggctgcatttggtcttcgttgctgcgcgtgggctttctttagttgcggtgagcgggggctactctttgttgcggtgcgcgggcttctcattgcggtggcttctcttgttgcagagcatgggccctaggcgcacaggcttcagtagttgtggcttgcaagctctagagctcaggctcagtagttgtggcgcatgggcttagttgctccgcggcatgtgggatcttcccagaccagggctcgaacccgtgtcctctgcattggcaggcggattcttaaccactgcgccaccagggaagcccttgttcaCTTGTTTTTAATCTGATAGGTAGCTGTAGATACTCTGAAGGAGAGGATGAGGTTAATAAACCTTTAAGTTGCGGACTTGGAGTGGCCTTCCTCTCCAGCTTTTTTGTCTCAGTATTTACTGCTTTTTAGTTTAGACACAGtcgttttagtttttaaagtctttactgcaTGAATTCCCATTTCTCACTTTGCCTCGTTTCCACATCAGACCGGTTAGCAGAAGGACAAATGTAGTTCTTAAAACCTTTCCCGTCTGTAACGTTGCTGTTCCCAACTAAACAGTTGTGttctttaaaaacaagacaaaaaaaaaatttgttaggaTAAAAAATTGTCCTAGACCTGCCTCAGGAAATTTGTTTTAGAACAGTATTTAAAtactgagattttcttttcttttcttttctttttaaatttattttttaatttatttttatttattatttggctacattgggtcttcgttgctgcacgcgggctttctctagttgcggtgagcgggagctacttttcattgcggtgcgcgggcttctcattgtcatggcttctgttgttgcagagcacgggctctaggcgcacgggcttcagtaactgtggcacgcaggctcagtagttgtggctcgcaggctctagagcgcaggttcagtagttgtggggcacgggcttagttgctccgcggcatgtgggatcttcccggaccagggatcgaacctgtgtcccctgcattggcaggcagattcttagccactgcaccaccagggaagtccaatactGGGATTTTAGAAGGGACTAGTTTTTATGAATCTCAGGTACTgtgattgcaaaaaaaaaaaagattttgacaggttactaaacaaaggaaaaaatctacTGCTATATCATCATACACATGTTCTAACTGATCTTTGGGCCCCTTCACAATTTATAAATCATGCCACCAAATTCAGCTTAGAGTTCCCAAATGCTTACAAGTGCAGTCCAAGATCCTTTACTGCCACTCAGATATTTTGTACATTAATATTGATGATAAGATGTAAAAGGCCTTCTGTATTCCTGGCCCAGTCTGTCTTTTTAACTTCCATGATTCTTGAACATGAAGAATTTCACTTTAGTTAACGAAATGAAAATCGTACTGTCAATCACGGTTCCTTAGTGTAGCCAGTGTTGACATCTTGGACTGGCTCCTTCTTTGCTGCTGGAGGCTGTCCTGTACATCGTAAGCTATTTAGCAGCACCCCAGCCCTCTGTCCCATAGGTGCCATTAACACATGCCCCCTAGTTGTGACAACCCCAGATGTCTCCacacattgccagatgtcccctgaGGGGCAAAGTCTCACCAAGTTGACAATCACTGCTGTAAATCATAAGTCGGTCTTGGTTTCAAGTTTCAGCTTTATCACTCTTAAACTCTATGAACTTGGGCAGGTTCcataacctctttgagcctcaaagTTCTTATTTGTAAAGTGGGACTAATTCCTACCTTTTTttgtgtgaggattaagtaaCATGAAACGTACAAAGCACTTAATAGAGTGCTAGCTATATAATAAGAGCTCAAATGGTAACTAGATAGTAAAAGTATCTCTGGGTCTGCTTATTGATTTAGTTTTCTTTAAGATTAATAATATTTCGTTAagataaattttaactttattcGGCCTTTTCTGTTAATGTGTAAATAAACTTCAATACTAGGTTGTCTGACCATAATTCATTTAGTGACTCATTTAAACTATGTTTATAACACATTGcagtctggttttgtttttatttggaacTTGCTGGAAACTACATTAGACACCTCTATAGTTAATTGCCACCACTTCAGGAATGCTGTAAATAACTCAGAGGGCCATTTAATTCTCAAAGTAAATATAATTAACTAGATAATCTTTCTTAAATTTATGCCTTGGTTTTAAAGCTATCTGAATGCTTGTGTCTTAAACCATAATTTATAGCAAAAAGAGGTTATCAAGATATCTATGATTTAAGGAATAGATTATTTAGAGCTAGGGGGTGAAGTAGGACATTTATGTGGTTTGGTATTAAACTGACAGAAATGTTCATTTAGtagtttttcattaaaattattagCTTATGGCTTATTGGTAGAAAAGTAAGgctttggagatttttttaaatggtttatttcttaaataaccttttaaaaaatctttttcctcCCACAGAAAATGTTAGTCTATGATCCTGCCAAACGAATTTCTGGCAAAGTGGCACTGAATCATCCATACTTTAATGATTTGGACAATCAAATTAAGAAGATGTAGCTTTCTGACAGAGTTTCCATGTGTTGTGTCGAGAACAGATAGCTGTATTTTTACTGTTAACTGTTTTTgtcttgtgtatttttcttttctttgttgtaaAACTTAAGCTGTGCCTCATCTTCTGATTTCAAAAGTgtaacttaaaaatgtaaatactgttctatatgaatttaaatataataattctgTATATGTTTGTAGATCCCACCGTAACAACTATTTGTTACtataataaaactatataaatCTAGTATTGATGTCAGGAATTGGGAAAAATTTGAGTTAGCTTAAATCATCTAAAATCCTACAGCAGTCTGCTTTTCCTGTAGTTGGAAATACTAAACTTTAGGAAAGTGTGCCTGGTTGAAAATTCATAATGCTTTGAAGTATTTTTATGTTCTGaatgtttaaattttcttgtcaGTTTCTTGCCATGTGGTAATTCTACAACCTGCCTAAAGATGAATATTTTTCTACTGGTATTTCAATTCGTGACCTAAATGTTTAGgcattcagatgagaaaactatcCAGATTTGAGAACTGATGCTTAAATTTAGAGAGGTTTTTAGTAAACTTATAAAACTAACATTAGCGTATGCCAAAGTTTGCTAAGTTTTACAGTCAGAGATTAAGGGCTGTCCACAGCAGGGGAGAACAGTTTAGAAAATTTATGAGCTATCCTATTTTTAGGTAGGTTATGAAAGTTATTTGTCTGAGTGAATTCTTGTGCCTTGGTCAGAGGTAATAACTATACAAGGAGTTGCTTATCTTGGCTTTCAAGCCTG comes from the Balaenoptera ricei isolate mBalRic1 chromosome 16, mBalRic1.hap2, whole genome shotgun sequence genome and includes:
- the CDK1 gene encoding cyclin-dependent kinase 1; the encoded protein is MEDYTKIEKIGEGTYGVVYKGRHKTTGQVVAMKKIRLESEEEGVPSTAIREISLLKELRHPNIVSLQDVLMQDSRLYLIFEFLSMDLKKYLDSIPPGQFMDPSLVKSYLYQILQGIVFCHSRRVLHRDLKPQNLLIDDKGTIKLADFGLARAFGIPIRVYTHEVVTLWYRSPEVLLGSARYSTPVDIWSIGTIFAELATKKPLFHGDSEIDQLFRIFRALGTPNNEVWPEVESLQDYKNTFPKWKPGSLASHVKNLDENGLDLLSKMLVYDPAKRISGKVALNHPYFNDLDNQIKKM